A part of Populus alba chromosome 8, ASM523922v2, whole genome shotgun sequence genomic DNA contains:
- the LOC118052218 gene encoding protein MAEA homolog, translating into MEMDSLPNGNSTIPTTTTSITTPSTALSSKLTQLTESLKLEHQFLRVPFELYKKTIRTNHRAVEKEVSSVISVVNDAADSDISNDDAVQHLTSLVSRLQGLKRKLEEGNRTENLQAQRCRARIDHLESADAENLSEWNNTRMKRILVDYMLRMSYYDTGLKLAESSDMLDLVDIDVFLESKRVIDALQKREVAPALAWCADNKSRLKKSKSKFEFQLRLQEYVELVRAEDHLRAITYARKYLAPWAATHMKEMQRVFAIVAFKSNPDCAVYKVFFEPKQWDFLVEQFKQEFCRLYGMTLEPLLNIFLQAGLSALKTPLCYKDDCTKEDPLSQESFRKLALPLPFSKQHHSKLVCFITKELMDTENPPQVLPNGYVYSTKALEEMAKRNDGKITCPRTGLVCNYSEVVKAYIS; encoded by the exons ATGGAAATGGACTCCCTCCCTAACGGCAACTCCACAATCCCAACCACGACAACCTCAATCACCACTCCGTCAACGGCTCTGTCCTCAAAACTGACGCAACTGACTGAATCTTTGAAACTAGAACACCAGTTCTTGCGGGTTCCTTTCGAACTCTACAAGAAAACGATCCGTACCAACCACCGCGCCGTAGAAAAGGAAGTCTCTTCCGTTATCTCCGTCGTTAATGACGCCGCTGACTCTGACATCTCCAACGACGATGCCGTTCAGCATCTCACTTCTCTCGTTTCCAGATTGCAAGGTCTTAAAAGAAAG TTGGAAGAGGGAAACCGGACAGAGAACTTACAAGCGCAGAGGTGTCGTGCACGGATCGATCATTTAGAATCAGCTGATGCGGAGAATCTATCAGAGTGGAATAACACACGGATGAAGCGAATTCTTGTAGATTATATGCTACGAATGTCGTATTACGATACTGGATTGAAGCTAGCTGAAAGCAGCGATATGCTG GATCTTGTTGACATTGATGTATTTTTGGAGTCGAAAAGGGTTATTGATGCTCTTCAAAAAAGGGAGGTAGCTCCTGCTTTAGCATGGTGTGCTGATAACAAATCAAGGTTGAAGAAGTCAAAG AGCAAATTTGAGTTCCAGTTGAGACTTCAAGAATACGTAGAGTTAGTACGGGCAGAAGACCACCTGCGTGCCATTACATATGCTCGGAAGTATCTCGCACCATGGGCAGCAACGCATATGAAAGAAATGCAGCGGGTCTTTGCAATAGTGGCTTTTAAGAGCAATCCTGATTGTGCTGTTTATAAG gttttttttgAACCAAAGCAATGGGACTTCTTGGTAGAACAATTTAAACAGGAATTCTGCAGGTTATATGGCATGACTCTAGAGCCGTTGCTGAATATATTTCTACAGGCAGGGTTATCCGCCCTGAAAACTCC CCTCTGTTATAAAGATGATTGCACCAAGGAAGATCCGCTGTCACAGGAGAGCTTCAGGAAGTTGGCATTGCCATTACCATTCTCAAAGCAGCACCACTCAAAGCTTGTTTGCTTCATAACTAAAGAACTAATGGACACAGAGAACCCACCCCAAGTCTTGCCTAACGGCTATGTTTACAGCACTAAG GCACTTGAGGAAATGGCCAAGAGAAATGATGGTAAAATAACCTGTCCAAGGACAGGTTTAGTCTGCAACTATTCGGAGGTGGTGAAGGcatatatatcataa